Below is a genomic region from Nocardioides panacis.
AGTCGTTCATGAACGTGACGGTGCCGGGGGTGCGGTCGGCCACCACGCTGGTCGTCATCCTGGCCACCATCACCGGGGCCAACCTGTTCACCGAGCCCTACCTCCTGACCAACGGCGGCGGCCCCGACGGGGCCTCGACCTCGCCGGTGTTCGTGATGTACCAGAAGGGCATCGAGCAGGGGAACCCCGACACCGCGTCCGCCATCGGCGTGATCCTGGTGATCTGCGTCCTCGCGATCTCGCTCGTCAACCGCAAGATCCTGGAGCGTGACTGACATGGCCTCGACGAGCTCGAACCGCCTGAGCACCAGCTCGACCCGGCCGGGTCGCAAGATCTGGAGCACCACGGCCCTGTTCATCGGCGCCCTGGTGTTCCTGTTCCCCTTCTACTACATGATCATCGGCTCCTTGCAGAAGAAGCCGGACACGTCGCTGAAGGGCGCCTTCCCGACCGGCGGGCTGACCCTGCACAACTACGCGGAGATCAACAGCCGGGTGGACCTGGTCCGCTCGCTGCTGAACTCCGGCATCTTCACCGGCGGCGTGCTGCTCGGCACCGTGGTGTTCGGCGTGCTCGCCGGCTACGCCCTGGCGCGGCTGCACTTCCGGGGCCGGGGCACGCTGTTCGCGGTGATGCTGCTCGTGCAGATCGTGCCGTTCCAGCTGCTGATCATCCCGATCTACGTGATGATCGTCCGCACCTACGGGCTGGCCGACAGCTACGCCGGGATGATCGTGCCGTTCCTGATCAACTCGACGGCGGTCTTCGTCTTCCGGCAGTTCTTCCTGGCGCTGCCCGACGACCTGTTCTCCGCGGCCCAGCTGGACGGGGCCGGCGAGCTCCGGATCCTGTGGTCGGTGGCGCTGCCGCTCGTGCGGCCGGCCCTGCTGACGGTCGTGCTGCTGACCTTCATCGGTCCGTGGAACGAGTTCCTCTGGCCGTTCCTGGTCACCAAGGACCAGAGCCTGCAACCGCTGGCGGTCACGCTGGCCAACTA
It encodes:
- a CDS encoding carbohydrate ABC transporter permease, translating into MASTSSNRLSTSSTRPGRKIWSTTALFIGALVFLFPFYYMIIGSLQKKPDTSLKGAFPTGGLTLHNYAEINSRVDLVRSLLNSGIFTGGVLLGTVVFGVLAGYALARLHFRGRGTLFAVMLLVQIVPFQLLIIPIYVMIVRTYGLADSYAGMIVPFLINSTAVFVFRQFFLALPDDLFSAAQLDGAGELRILWSVALPLVRPALLTVVLLTFIGPWNEFLWPFLVTKDQSLQPLAVTLANYISNIAGRASNPFGAILAGAVVLAAPAVALFVVFQKRFTASEISSGVKG